The genome window GACTTCTGAAAGGCTAATAATCTTAGGATCTTATGGTTTTCTAGGCTCTTTGATTTCAAGTGAACAcatgttgcttttatttccttgagGGAATTCATTTTGTCTAATTTTCTACTTGCAAGAATAGCTCTTATGCCACTATGCAAATCTTGGGATCCTGTTTGCATCTAAAGAGTAAGAGAATTTGCACTGTAGTAAAGAGCTGTCCAGAACCCAGTGTAATACTTTCTATGGAAGTAAGTAACTTTGAAGTGAGCATTTTATTGCTTAGCTTCTTCTAAAGGCATCTTATTTTAAAGTCTTCCTGGCATGTGGAATTTAGGTCTTTGAAAGTTCATGCTGTGAGACCAAAGAGCAAATTGAACTATGCTGTAGACTGGAGAATTGGAGTGAACTGTGCACATCAGCCCTTAGGCAAGACAAAAGTGATAGGGAAACAGGATTATAATCTCATCATTATGTactttgcctttctttcctgGTTAGCTTGTTATTGGAAGGTTtaagtaatattttcatttctggaaagtaaacttttttttttaaatcatgtaaAGCAAGCAGTCTTTGACCAGGGTGGCCTATGCCTTGTTAACAGCCAGTTATTACCCTCTTTGTGCTCTGTCTGTATTTTTCCAGGAAGATGGTAAAGGAGGGGGATGCTCATCTAGTTTCTCATGCACCCTTAGAAGTCGAGCTCTAGCAAGCGAGATGCTTCAGAAGTtgcatttttcttataaaatgagggggaaaaggaaaaaaaaaaaagcatgaaagcaTGAATAGGCTGAAAATGGTGCACTTTTGTTCCAACGAGTTGCATTAGCTTTACACTGGTTATTTGCTCTGTTttacaaaaaggaaattcagcAGGTTCACCTGGGATTTTTGAGTCACAAGCATGAAAaggtcatctttttttttccttccagtagTACTGCACTGGCTGTGATGTAAATCTTATTTGCACTTGATTTAAGCGCTAAGGATGTAAGTGTGGCTAAAACTGAGAAGTGTTTTCTGGGTCTGTATTATGTTTAGCTCAGCTTCCATAGCAGCACCACCAAAAATGTGAAGTACCTGCCGCTCCAGACATGTGTGAAGTTCAGTATGTTTGCTTTGCTCCTCTATTGCATCTGGTAGGGAAGATAAACGTTATTCAGAGTTCTCTGAACTGAGGTGTGTGAACAGCCCTGGATATGATCCTGTCCCACTTGACTCCAGCTGTGGGCTAATGGTACAGGATCCCTTACTCTGTTGTGCTCTGGGGTAAAAAGGAGTATATCTTACTTAAATCTAGATATATTTTGGTAACTTGCTGGTCTATTCTTGCTCTGTCAGCAATTGAAGCCAGTTTTCATGAAGGAGGTGGACAGTCACTTCACAGAGTTTGTGAACAGTTTGGTGGCAAAGTCAGCACTCCTGGATTCCTCATCTCCAGCTTCCCTCTTCCCAGCTTCCTGCTCTGAGAAGGAGCTACACAAAGCCAAGTAAGTCAGGTTTACGTTAGTTCTACAACAAGATTATTTCCTGGaagccttattttctttttcttgaatgtTCTACTTCTAATTTGCAGGGCCTTGAGAGCCCCTCCAGAACATGGGAAGATCTTCACTGCCAGGAGGTCCCTCTTGGAGTGAGTAGTTTAGCTTCGCGTTTTCCATTAAATAAGTTGACTGAAAGTACTCTTGACAGCAAACTAAGTAGCCTTTGCTTTGGGATGCTTCATTTGAAAGCTAACACAAGTGTGATGTGTGACTTGTGTATAACACAAGTGTGATGTGTGACCTGCTACATGAATGGCCTGATAGCTTTTGAATCTCTCCCCTAGTGAGCTATTTGAAGTGAGTCACATCAGGACAATCTATCACATGTTCATCGCTCTTCTCATCGTCTTCATCCTCAGCACGCTGTTAGTAGACTTCATTGATGAAGGAAGGTAAGAGTGCTCTGGAAGGACGAGGGCCAGGGCTGGGAAATGCTCAATCCCAAAGAGCCAGAACTACATGAAAACTATAGAATGGTGCACAAAGTAATTCTTCTTGAGATGCTGTTAAAAGGGGGTGTTCAACTTGATATTCTTCAAATATCCTGCAATTGTTATTGCGTGGATAGGGAAATTTCAAATACAATTAGCTAAACATTGGGAAGATCTTACAGATAAGTGTACTGTCAATGAATTGTGGATTTAACATGCTTAGTTCATCACAAGGCCTAATGGAGGGGAGACATCAGTGAGTGtggactgcttttttttttttttttttttttgctatcaGTAAGGAaagagcagctttcagctgCTTGCAGTGCTTGGAGGCCTGTGTTCAGGAAGAaataacaaacacaaaaaacttGAAATGCATTATcagtcctttctgtattgagaaATGACAGTTCTGATACCCTGTACTTgtgcttaaataaaaatagaaacttctctttttttcctgtggaaaaatCTCAAGGATATTGGCACAGCCTGTAAGCTCGTGCTTTGCAGGTGTAGCCAGTTTTGAAAGAGATTGTGAAAGACTGCTTTCCTCACACTTGATTGTTGCCTTGAATATCTTTTTGGCAAAATGTATCTTGTGTGCATGTGTAGGATTACATGTTTATCTTGCTGATAATCTGTTGTTCAGTGTACAAAGCCAGTTGTATCTTGATTATTACCATTATCTTGCTTGTCTAGGTATAAAAGCTGGCTCATGCACTATTGAACATTATTTGGCTAATTCTAACTTAATAGCGGTGTGGATGCTGGGGGGATAGACATTTACCTCTAAAATTGGCTAATGGGGCTGGATTATCTGtgattgcttaaaaaaaaataaattctgaactATTAGATCTGATAACTTGGATCTGATTTGCAGTTAAGCTTCCACCTTAAGAACAAATACATCTTGTTGGTATGCTTTGCATTACTTGTTCCTCTTAATTTGCTTTAGAATTGCTACTTGAGTATCGGTGGCTTTGATAGGCTCTCAGACTGCATATTTAAGTTCAGTTAGTGAAATCATGTATCTGGTGCATGTCACTTGGCCATTCCCTCTGGCTATAATCCTTTTGAGTCACTTCCAAAAATGTCTACTGTTTTCACAAAGCAGAATTAAATTAGGTTTGGGTGCTAGGTGTTAAAATATCTTGCTTCTACTGGGGGGAGTGGAGAAGGTCTCTGTCTTCACAAGTTAAACTCTTGTGGAGAAACTGGTTCTTAACATAGTAGTGGTAATGTCCTATGAGCGTTCCCCAAAAGCTCTCTTGGGCCCAGTTCAGCTATTCAGTGACGTGCTTAATTACCAGCAGGGATGAGCTTTGAGCATATTCTCAAAGCAATTCTCATCTTAAAGATGCACTTAAGCCCTGCTGGATTTGAAGATAAGGACAGCTTACAGCTGTGCCTTATAGCACTGATGGCATGAGTCCTTCAGTTTTTATCTTCTGGTGTGCTTGCAGGGGGTCATTTAAatctctgctgtgggcagcccTCTGTTTCTGAGCTGAAAACTGCCTTCCTCACTACTGTCAAGACTCAAACAGTGTAATCTGTGTGGTTGGCCTTCTGTAGCCATTTACTGAAACAGAAGCACTTCTATTGAAACAGTGGATACTAAAAGTTGTCTATTTCCTTGTGCCTTCTAGGCTGGTCCTTGGGTTTGATCTCTTGGTCTACGTTTTTGGAAAGTTTCCGGTCGTCTTCTGTACTTGGCTGTGCATGTTCTGTGCCACGGTTATCATTCCATACAGCCTTTTCTTCCAGTGGGCCCAAGGTTACTGCAGTTCCTCCCATCGTGTAATCTACTCTCTCTTCTATGGAACACTGTTCACTCTCTTCCAAACCGTTGGGCTTGGGATTGGGCCAACTTATGTTGCTATATCATATGCCCTGCCTCCAGCTTCTCGTTTTATTGTAATACTGGAACAGGTAAGTACCTACCCAGTATCCTTGGATACACTGAAGCTTGTTTTCAAATCTGAaaggtgttttttcttaaagaatcaAGTCTTGTGgggttgttgtttggttgtgttgtttgtttttttcattccttaaaTTAAGCCAGGGCTATGGATGGAGTTAGTTTATGACTTAAACGTGTGGCAGGTCTAATGAGGAAAAACTGATGATAGCAAACTTTGTTTTGACATGGAAACAACTTTATTGGGTTTTTTTCACCTTAAATTTTACTGTATAATTTTTTCTGAATGTGTATCAAGGCTGAAACTGCACTTACTTCCAGTTGTCTTGTGGATGCTAAGTGCCTTAAAACAACTTCAGTAACCTGTTATGCTGTAACATCCATCTTTAAGTACATAAATAAGGGGTACGTAGTCAGCACCTGTTTCTTCCTGGTGGAAAGTAAAAACTGGAGAGAAACCCAAGTGCTGAATGCGCTACCCTGAAACACTTGATGCAAGTTGGTATTAAACTGGTGTTCTGTTAATCTCCCAGGTTCGTCTTGTTATGAAGGCTCATTCATTTGTCCGTGAGAATGTGCCCAGAGTCCTGTCTTCTGTAAAGGACAAGTCTAGTGAGTAACTTGATTTTAGTTGACAAGTGTGCATAACTAGCTGTTGCTCTGAGAGAGGTAGAATCTGAGCTGGTGACTTtggacagggaggtgatgagGTTCTGTGCTGGCCCTCTGCAGcataatttctgaattttttaaatttagttttagTTAATGAGCTAGACTGTTGCTCAGATCTAAGTCCTGCTTCAGACttcttatttctgcttttgtaagCAGTATGGAGAGGCTGCCTGCTCACTCCTAGTCCAGTGCATTGGTCAAGTGACAGCAGTTCTAGAAGGCCATGTAGGCAATGTGTACCAGAGCTGAACATGAACCCACATGTTGATACAGGCCTTAAGATTGGTCtaccctgcttgagcagggacATTGGACTGCGTGACCTCCAGAGATCCTTTTGAAcctcggtgattctgtgatctttgcgaggaggagaggagatgtGATATCAAAATGTCATCCTGACTTGTTAACTgcacttttttgtttgctttattcctTGGGAATCCCCTACCTTTAGTCCCAGCCTGATCTTTTTTGATACGCTGAGTGTTGTATATTGGGAAAGAGTACTAGGTAAAACAAaacttcagtaagaaaaaaaaaagattgaagagttgttttttttttccttttcttccaggcTCAGTACCTATTCCTCGAATTTCTCAATACttgtactttctctttgctcccacCCTCATCTATAGAGACAACTATCCCAGGTAACATGAGCAATATTAGTAGAACATTAAAGAACTGAAGCCAGTTCTAAGGACCCCAAATTGTGACCTATTAAGCTAGTTAATTAGAGCTTTCATAAAGTCATGGTTAAGTCAGAATCCTGGCATGGACAAGACTTGGTTATGAAAACTCACTCCTACTAATAATGCTTTTGACATTACAATTCCTGTTTCTGTCCCTTTTGTGAAGTGTGCATGAACTGAAACAAATTGCCACTGAATATCTAATGGTACCAGTCCCAGCAGTGGACTTGTGCATTGCTTCATGCATTGCTAATTGATGGTCTTGCCTACTGAGTTCGAGGAGGTAGAATGAAGCCTTATAAAACTGAGAACTCATGAACTTTTATGTACTTCTTGTTGTACTTTTATAGTGTCAAGTCAGCATTACTTTATATAACTATCAGGTGGATCACCACCTCCTATGTAATTGCATAATGCTGCCTCAGAGATGCTTCTTCCTTTATGTAATTGTCACAGCTGTCCTACATAGTTGTGAGGAACCAGCAATCTGGTCTAGGCACCTCTTCTTAAAATACAAGAGGTCAAGGTCTTTGAATTCTAAAACTAGTTTTCCCAAACTAGAATCAGTAACAAAAGGAGGATTTTGCTGCACTAAGATTCTATTTAGATGTGACATTCTGCATTCTTTATCTTAGGAATCCTACAGTAAGATGGGGCTACGTAGCTACCAAGTTTGCACAGGTGAGTAATACAGCTTTCTGAAGAACAGATATTTCAGAGATCATCTAAACTGTTGCTAAATAGCTTTCCCTTTGGCACTAGTTGCTGTCAGCATGGTGTGAGCTTACTGGAAAATACTTAttaatgatttaaaaagaaattaaaaagcaacCTTGCTGAACCAAGgattgctgctgctcttctttcagagctgtcaAGTGGTGATGTGTTAACTGCGCATTTCTCTTACAAAGTCAGGctacttttttttgttccagGTGCTTGGTTCGCTTTTTTATGCCTACTACATCTTTGTGAGGCTCTGCATTCCTCAGTTTCGCAACAGTAGTCAAGAAACATTTAATCTTCGAGGGCTGGTCTTGTGCATCTTCAACTCAATTCTGCCTGGTAAGACCTGGGTCCATGAGTAACTATCTTTGTAGAAGAGGCAAAAGGGAGGGAAAATAACTCTTGCATCAAGCATTCATGACAGGCAAGTTTGAACTTAAGTCTTCAAATTGTAGGTCCTGTTGCAACCTTACTGTTGCCCTCTGAGATAAGTGTGACCCTGTGCAGTAAGAAACTGAAATGGTTTTACTGTTTTTGTGTAGGTGGCATAAAGCTTGTATCTGTCAGTGTCTTGGAAAGCCCTTCCTAACAAGAAAAATCTTGACTGTGTTACATGTTCCCTCTTATTGCTGagtgaaaatacaagaaaatcagtttgattctgctttgcttctaGGTGTACTGATTCTTTTCTTGGTCTTCTTTGCCTTCCTTCACTGTTGGCTTAATGCGTTTGCTGAGATGATGCGCTTTGCAGATAGGATGTTCTACAAGGTAAGAAGCAGGACTTCGTAAAGCAGGCTCTATAAAACTTCTAAAACATTACCTTTCCTAAAAGAAAGTGGAAACTAGGGGGggttggtggtggtgttttccttttgctttttaactaaaaaaaaaaaaaaatccacagggTTTTGCTTATCTTATGCCTTAAATTGGTGGTTGTGTTCTAGAAcagttcttatttttatttggtaGTCTGAATTGTTTGTGCAGTAGTAACCCTGTGCATGAATGGATCTATGCACCGGGCCTACTGAAGAGCTCAGTCAGGACACTGTTCTTTTATCGTCTCAGCCACTGTGATTTTAGACAAAAGTAAATCTTGATATGCATTCCAAATCATTGAAAGTACAACAGCGTGTTTTATTTCGTGGTGTAAATTGTTGTATTGGCTTCGTATTGTTCTGATTGATGTGTTTAAACTTGGTATTCCAGAAGAGACCTGAAGGATGTTTGATGCTTAATtagatttttatattctttcaaCTTTGCTTCCAGGACTGGTGGAACTCCACATCCTATGCGAACTACTACCGAACTTGGAATGTGGTAGTGCACGACTGGCTCTATTATTATGCCTACAGGGACTTCCTCTGGGTGAGCAACAAGCTCATATATCCCTTGTATTTCTAATTAAATCTTGAACATGCTTTTTTCAACATGCAACATCACTACTGTTATATTGAGAAGCTGGTTTTTCTCTGCTGGCTTTGGGCAGCAGCTATAGTTTTTACAGCATCTGTTACTATGCCTACAGGatgttgtggttttcttttttaacgaaacaaaagaaaacaacttgcAACAACCAAACTAAAGCCACAGCAGAATAGGTGAATAATACTTTGTATTCTTTTGTCTTCCAGTTTTTTGGCAAGAAGTTCAAAGCAGCAGCTATGCTGTCCGTCTTCACCGTATCAGCTGCTGTGCACGAGTATGTTCTGAGCATTTGCTTCGGCTTCTTCTACCCAGTTCTCTTTTGCCTGTTTATGTGCTTTGGAAGTAAGTTCCCAGTAGAGTATGTGAGTGGGTTGTGGCATCATTATTGTACAGAATCATCTCATTTCCAAGAGTTCGCAGTTGTGGGTCCAAACCTAGTGAATGGCTTAGAGAAGTGAAGATGTGAGTGGGGAGGAAGAGAGCTATGTGTGATACCCTGATGTTCATGTGACTCTATGTATTTAGTAGCACTGCTTCTTTTTTGCCAAGCCTTAGCTGAATTGCTGCTTGTCAGCAAGTTGGAAATGTTCTTTAATGTTGTAGTGTAAGACAAGTATTACTTTGCTACTGCAGCAAGGCAGAGAGTGCGTTTACAAGTTAAGGCTCTTGCATTTCATTCTGGGTTATGAGCTATAAGTGAGAGGGCTTTAAATCTCTAGGTCACCTCTGCCAGCATGATTTGGTCATCTGCATAACACAAACAGTATTGACACCCAAGCAAAGAGGCATACCGCTGCAGCAGCTTGGAGAACTTTTTTGGAAGTTAAGGTCAAATGGTAGTATTTGCTGTACTGCAAGGCATAATCAGATATTTGTGCACTGCACTGACCTTGGGGAACAGCCTTGTTCTGGAGGTGAAGCAGTGGGGAGGAGGAATATCCAGCAAAAATCAGCTGGTTTCTGAATGATGCTTCTCATTTCGCCTCTTTCCCAGTGCTCTTTAACTTCATCCTTAATGACCGCCGAAAGGGGCCCATCTGGAACGTGATCATGTGGACATCCCTCTTTCTGGGCCAAGGTGTCATCATCTGCCTCTACAGCCAGGAGTGGTACGCCCGCCAGTACTGCCCTGCAGAAAATGTGAGTGACTGACCCTCCTAGGGGATAACTGACCAGGCCAGTGGCTTGTCCTTTCTTGCCATGGGGACAGGACGGGGATTAAGTGACACAAGCCTTTCTGACAGTGTGCTGTATTAGTTCATTAGGAGCTGTTCAGAAACTGTATAGAAATCTCAAAGCTTTTTTTCATGGTAGCACTTTCATTAGTATTTGCTATGCTGACAGTATTTCACTTCTTGAAACTGAGGCCGTTTTCCTCACATCTGAGAAAACATAAGCTACCACTTGCAAGTAAACTAGACTATTCATGCCATGTGAGTGTAACTATAGCATTTGGCCACTGAGGTCATAGGAAATTTTTCTAGGTCTGCAAAAACTGAGCCTTTTGTGCTCCTCCTAGGCTAGAATGGATGACAGTAAGAATTGCTTGGCTCTGGTCAGATGTTTCTGTAGTTATTTTTACCTTTCTGATACCATGAAAGTGACAGAGTAAGTAGTCATCTTCCACATAAAACATATTGCTCTGTTAGTTGATTTCAATTTTAATCAAAGGTATGCTCAGACAAACTCAATTTTAAATTTGAGTCTCATTTAAGTGTTTACTATCATAAATTATGGGCTCCATGAGACAATATGCTACTATATCCACAGTTCTGACGCATCTGCTAAATACTGTGTAGGGTGGGAGGTGGGCAAGGAGCTTGTTGTGTCTGCGGCTAAACCTGTGCCTTTCAGAGGAGATAAGAATAGAGTCTGAGGTGTAGAAATGTGGTTTGACCTTTCTTGCTGGGGTAGTTTAACTCCAGCAGACGACACCACAGCTGGTGCTGTTTGCCTGTGACTAACATACTGCCTCTCTGTGTTTTGCAGCCTGAGTTCCTGGACTACTTAAAGCCTCGCTCGTGGTCATGTCACATGCAGATGTAAGAACTTGTATGCTCTGGCCATGCCATCACAGAAGAACAGAGTTTCCTCCACGTATTTGGACCATTGACTAATTCACTGCGGACTTTTTCTAAGGGAATTCTTGCCTCCTGATTATTTGGGAGAAACTgtaacttttaaaaacagt of Meleagris gallopavo isolate NT-WF06-2002-E0010 breed Aviagen turkey brand Nicholas breeding stock chromosome 10, Turkey_5.1, whole genome shotgun sequence contains these proteins:
- the SOAT1 gene encoding sterol O-acyltransferase 1, yielding MKEVDSHFTEFVNSLVAKSALLDSSSPASLFPASCSEKELHKAKALRAPPEHGKIFTARRSLLDELFEVSHIRTIYHMFIALLIVFILSTLLVDFIDEGRLVLGFDLLVYVFGKFPVVFCTWLCMFCATVIIPYSLFFQWAQGYCSSSHRVIYSLFYGTLFTLFQTVGLGIGPTYVAISYALPPASRFIVILEQVRLVMKAHSFVRENVPRVLSSVKDKSSSVPIPRISQYLYFLFAPTLIYRDNYPRNPTVRWGYVATKFAQVLGSLFYAYYIFVRLCIPQFRNSSQETFNLRGLVLCIFNSILPGVLILFLVFFAFLHCWLNAFAEMMRFADRMFYKDWWNSTSYANYYRTWNVVVHDWLYYYAYRDFLWFFGKKFKAAAMLSVFTVSAAVHEYVLSICFGFFYPVLFCLFMCFGMLFNFILNDRRKGPIWNVIMWTSLFLGQGVIICLYSQEWYARQYCPAENPEFLDYLKPRSWSCHMQM